The following proteins are encoded in a genomic region of Clostridium kluyveri:
- the pflA gene encoding pyruvate formate-lyase-activating protein has product MGKIHSIETMGLVDGPGIRVVVFFQGCRLRCAFCHNPDTWIMDEGMEITASNLVKKISKFKVYFEKSGGGVTCSGGEPLMQPEFLLEFLKLCRENNINTALDTSGFGKGNYEEILKYTDLVILDIKHVDKEGYKNLTGSSIEEFYSFSQAVNSSNCRLWLRHVMVPGITDNYEAMNKLLNIIRSHIPLDKIDNFEILPYHILGINKYDKLKIPYKLNNVSTMDVEQAKIFENYIIKKLRIKN; this is encoded by the coding sequence ATGGGGAAAATTCATTCCATAGAAACTATGGGGCTTGTGGACGGTCCCGGAATAAGAGTAGTTGTATTTTTTCAAGGGTGCAGATTAAGATGTGCCTTCTGCCATAATCCAGATACCTGGATTATGGATGAGGGTATGGAGATAACAGCTAGCAATCTGGTAAAAAAAATATCAAAATTCAAGGTGTATTTTGAAAAATCCGGTGGAGGCGTTACCTGCTCTGGAGGAGAACCACTTATGCAGCCTGAATTCCTACTTGAATTTTTAAAATTATGCAGAGAAAACAATATAAATACAGCTTTAGATACTTCAGGTTTCGGAAAGGGAAACTATGAAGAAATTTTAAAATATACAGATCTTGTAATCCTTGATATAAAGCATGTAGATAAAGAAGGCTATAAAAATTTAACCGGAAGTTCCATAGAAGAATTCTATAGCTTTTCACAGGCTGTTAATAGTTCAAATTGCAGGTTATGGTTAAGACACGTAATGGTGCCCGGAATTACAGATAATTATGAAGCTATGAACAAATTATTGAATATAATCCGCAGTCATATACCCTTAGACAAAATAGACAATTTTGAAATTCTTCCATACCATATACTGGGAATAAATAAATATGATAAGTTAAAAATACCTTATAAACTAAATAATGTCAGCACCATGGATGTAGAACAGGCAAAAATATTTGAAAATTATATTATTAAAAAGTTAAGGATTAAGAATTAA
- a CDS encoding DUF5050 domain-containing protein, producing the protein MKKTKMLVITASIVLGLGAVVEAKLPANAIVVGNNVYDISYLTSNISKINDEVMNNLGSIFYVDSNNVTKDIFTGSTLDDSQIVNRVGNTLNYYTSSGTVQKLVADSNNEFDPNGISVGDLSAVINITYKKITVGSQTLYAYTVKVTQVLGLQDAAYFSIDTSSTVPLTQVNTYIGTALTSTPKLTIYDTKQKDIASGSVMGVSLGGDSGTIDVPVSLHYDGSQQTPTGNGNSSVNLVNTGFSVVDSDNEWMYYVNTADKNKLYKKSVSGADNSPISDDKVGYINLLGDWVYYINYTDGSKIYKVRTDGTQKQKVADDMASCLNILSGKIYYINHSDRARIYVIDSQGRRQLCSDSASMLSAGSNNFLYYVNTLDDNKLYKYLLTNSTKSTVSDVSVQFLNVLGDSSVFYTGKNGLLYASSGSYYSNPNGVTAVTNVPTGKGNSSTLKAVNDVLTVICAEDDNNIYYKSYVDGGKLYKLDKKSGNGYKVVDDSVEYVNIIGDYIYYTKSGKLYYVPKDSDGTVKGTAVTKPKSTLKISKLGTIDTIRTDDINKINFPDRVAATMSDNSTAQLVVNWDKTIPKPSKGVYTFTGTILGYGNKVSLSVILDSGIIDINNVTVVNGVGSKDTVTVTKLSQGDVISIYTSYTDTKPVKTTTAGANGTAVVSGLNLNPNGDYLYITVTRTNKSEGEKSAYMYGPEVPVNFSVDAANGKITGLKSGMNYKVFLEIVDPNTGSLPDVPDSSAQVTVANNGQATSDGSISVPALSIMTDLKQLRIVATNGNDSAPSAAVEVGKPKLDGVSVDLTNSRILGTTVDMEYSYAYDSVTSQNPSDWTACSAISTPVSMTRSLQVSVRKKAKGPYLQSDIATYGLFPAPVVTGITDGGTYSIGSDLTVVWPANVDDSNGKITYTAVLYNLTDNTTNTSITNVTGNNYSSDLIKLNADKTATTADSIIKTTDITGTGKNYKLVVTAVKETPSGLKGQSQTTISFAVTAGKPQTVDISMVENPGTMKKDATSNWVSVNPTTDALTYYNATPRWTDYPSTSSTAVIQRLELEPSRNLSQVDLNTNIKVKDWNSAAKVSFAPNTPVTQDGYYKLTVTSKADDNKATTDTVKYFIVDTTRIPVLPKIDGITDNGTYSAGITAGITITEDTTKGESLTIPTLIRDGYVTQLLDTNGDIINPTEPGSAAVTSGAITLKGTYQLDLNTVNVVNGKKDHKAYNFYVDNTASVSDPVALGDISVPDNNTVKVNNISYGSTIKVYSSSGSLLGSATNYSVSGSVSVTIAGGIPANETSIYVTRTDSGKQESNRTQYALTLSPSVKSISPTVFNEVDNTGAVKGTVSGTPTDTIAVEIQNGTVNGAVNDIITAKVTVTTGALPTGLTYKAVKLDDTHIGIVIEGTASSSEKTDSISNLVFTIDESAISPTTGGTSADIQTTPVTINFNSAPAAVTNVEAADIGNDNKGSDLQVKFNAASDESTKVGSYRIFVVKHGKTFNLADANAVSSANYTTVGKTGGNITTTLSATAKDTDGAVIANGTAYDIYVLSVANGTNANLNALSTAKSNFTLTNAPLPVIFSVAGKTTSPATLNDETPDVVVKGVSAGNTVTVYDGSNDVGSGTVAVGSTTITITTSALSVSSHTLTVKATDDGSIINTSTPFVYIVDKTITLPTTDGSSTSSSLVLKAGGTETDWASVAVTSGGTASGTKVASSVSGGNTCTINGIVASDGQTVIFTITDNAGNTKSFTATWNESGSSWDVLTV; encoded by the coding sequence ATGAAGAAAACTAAAATGCTGGTCATAACTGCATCCATAGTACTAGGACTTGGTGCAGTAGTAGAAGCAAAGCTGCCCGCCAATGCTATAGTAGTTGGTAACAATGTTTATGATATAAGTTACTTGACCAGCAATATCTCAAAAATAAATGATGAGGTAATGAATAATTTAGGTTCTATTTTTTATGTTGATAGTAATAATGTAACTAAAGATATATTTACAGGGTCTACTCTTGATGATTCACAAATAGTAAACAGAGTTGGAAATACATTAAATTATTACACCTCAAGTGGAACTGTTCAAAAATTAGTAGCTGATTCCAACAATGAGTTTGATCCAAATGGAATAAGTGTAGGAGATTTATCCGCTGTAATAAATATAACTTATAAAAAGATTACAGTTGGAAGTCAAACCTTATATGCCTATACTGTAAAAGTAACTCAAGTTTTAGGATTGCAGGATGCTGCTTACTTTAGTATAGATACTAGTTCTACGGTTCCTTTGACTCAAGTTAATACTTATATAGGAACAGCTTTAACTAGTACACCTAAATTAACTATATATGATACAAAGCAAAAAGATATAGCCAGCGGGTCAGTAATGGGAGTATCTCTTGGTGGTGACAGCGGTACCATTGATGTACCTGTATCTTTACATTATGATGGCAGTCAACAAACTCCAACAGGAAATGGAAATTCTTCTGTTAACTTGGTAAATACAGGTTTTTCTGTTGTAGACTCAGATAATGAATGGATGTATTATGTTAATACTGCTGATAAAAATAAACTTTATAAAAAAAGTGTATCAGGGGCAGATAATTCACCTATAAGTGACGATAAGGTAGGGTATATAAATTTATTGGGAGACTGGGTATATTATATTAACTATACTGATGGTTCAAAGATTTATAAAGTAAGGACAGATGGTACTCAGAAACAAAAAGTAGCTGATGATATGGCTTCCTGTTTAAACATATTGTCAGGGAAAATTTATTATATCAATCACAGTGACAGGGCTAGAATATATGTAATAGATTCCCAGGGAAGAAGGCAGCTTTGTAGTGATTCAGCTAGTATGTTAAGTGCTGGAAGTAATAATTTCTTATACTATGTAAATACTTTAGATGATAATAAATTGTATAAATATCTTCTCACCAACAGTACGAAATCCACAGTTAGTGATGTTTCTGTGCAATTTTTAAATGTCTTGGGAGACAGTTCCGTATTCTATACTGGAAAAAATGGATTATTATATGCATCCAGCGGTTCCTATTATTCAAATCCAAATGGTGTGACAGCTGTTACAAATGTTCCTACAGGCAAAGGAAACAGCAGTACATTAAAGGCGGTAAATGATGTACTGACTGTCATATGTGCCGAAGATGACAATAATATTTACTATAAAAGCTATGTGGATGGGGGAAAATTATATAAATTAGACAAGAAGTCAGGAAATGGCTATAAAGTTGTGGATGATTCAGTTGAGTATGTAAATATAATTGGAGATTATATTTATTACACTAAAAGTGGAAAATTGTATTATGTCCCTAAGGACTCTGATGGTACAGTAAAGGGGACGGCAGTGACAAAACCTAAGTCAACTTTAAAGATAAGTAAACTGGGAACTATAGATACTATTAGAACAGATGATATAAATAAAATTAACTTTCCAGACAGGGTGGCTGCTACAATGAGTGATAATTCAACAGCACAACTTGTGGTGAACTGGGACAAGACCATACCAAAGCCTTCAAAGGGAGTATATACTTTTACAGGAACAATTTTAGGCTATGGAAATAAAGTTTCTCTTAGTGTAATTTTAGACTCTGGAATTATAGATATAAACAATGTTACAGTTGTAAATGGAGTTGGAAGCAAAGATACAGTTACGGTAACAAAACTGAGTCAAGGGGACGTTATAAGTATATATACAAGTTACACAGATACCAAACCAGTTAAGACAACTACTGCTGGAGCTAATGGTACAGCTGTTGTAAGTGGGTTGAATCTGAATCCCAATGGAGACTACTTGTATATTACTGTAACCAGGACAAATAAATCAGAAGGAGAAAAATCAGCTTACATGTATGGACCGGAAGTTCCAGTGAATTTTTCTGTAGATGCTGCAAATGGAAAAATTACAGGATTGAAATCAGGAATGAATTACAAGGTATTTTTAGAAATAGTTGATCCTAATACTGGAAGCTTGCCAGATGTTCCAGATTCCAGTGCACAAGTAACTGTAGCTAATAACGGACAAGCAACTTCTGATGGAAGTATATCAGTGCCAGCACTAAGTATTATGACTGACTTAAAGCAATTAAGAATAGTTGCAACTAATGGAAATGACAGTGCTCCATCTGCGGCTGTAGAAGTAGGAAAGCCTAAGTTAGATGGTGTATCAGTAGATTTAACTAACAGCAGAATTTTGGGAACTACTGTAGATATGGAATACAGTTATGCATATGATAGTGTTACTAGTCAAAACCCATCTGATTGGACTGCTTGTTCAGCCATAAGTACTCCTGTATCAATGACGAGATCTCTTCAAGTTTCTGTAAGGAAAAAGGCAAAAGGACCTTATCTCCAAAGTGATATTGCCACATATGGATTATTCCCGGCACCAGTGGTTACAGGAATTACAGATGGAGGAACTTATTCAATTGGAAGTGATTTAACTGTAGTTTGGCCAGCTAATGTAGATGATAGTAATGGGAAGATCACTTATACAGCAGTACTTTATAATTTAACGGATAATACTACTAATACCAGTATCACAAATGTTACAGGTAATAATTATAGTAGTGATTTAATAAAACTAAATGCTGATAAAACAGCAACAACCGCTGATAGTATTATTAAAACAACAGATATAACAGGAACTGGAAAGAACTACAAGCTTGTAGTAACCGCTGTTAAAGAAACTCCATCAGGTCTAAAAGGACAATCTCAAACAACTATAAGTTTTGCCGTTACTGCTGGAAAACCACAGACTGTAGACATAAGTATGGTGGAGAATCCAGGAACAATGAAAAAGGATGCAACGAGTAATTGGGTATCAGTAAATCCAACTACAGATGCCTTAACTTACTATAATGCTACACCTAGATGGACTGATTATCCAAGTACTTCAAGTACAGCGGTAATTCAAAGACTTGAATTGGAGCCTAGCAGGAATTTGTCACAAGTAGACTTAAATACTAATATAAAGGTCAAAGATTGGAATAGCGCAGCCAAAGTTTCTTTTGCACCTAATACCCCTGTTACTCAGGATGGATATTACAAATTAACAGTAACATCTAAGGCAGATGACAACAAAGCCACTACAGATACAGTTAAGTATTTTATAGTAGATACTACTAGAATTCCAGTTTTACCTAAGATTGATGGAATAACTGATAATGGCACATATAGTGCTGGCATAACAGCCGGAATTACAATAACTGAGGATACAACCAAAGGGGAAAGTTTAACCATACCAACACTTATACGTGATGGATATGTAACACAGCTTTTAGATACGAATGGCGATATTATAAATCCCACAGAACCTGGCAGTGCTGCAGTTACAAGTGGAGCTATAACTTTAAAAGGTACTTATCAATTGGATTTAAATACCGTAAATGTTGTAAATGGTAAAAAAGACCATAAAGCTTATAATTTCTATGTGGATAATACAGCTAGTGTTTCAGATCCTGTAGCTTTAGGTGATATTTCAGTTCCAGATAACAATACTGTGAAAGTAAACAATATATCATATGGTTCTACAATCAAGGTGTATAGTTCTTCAGGAAGTTTGTTAGGTTCAGCCACTAATTATAGTGTATCAGGTTCTGTATCAGTGACTATAGCAGGAGGAATACCGGCTAATGAAACTAGCATTTATGTTACAAGAACTGACAGCGGAAAGCAAGAAAGTAATAGAACTCAATATGCACTGACCCTGTCACCAAGTGTAAAATCAATTTCTCCAACAGTATTCAATGAAGTGGATAATACTGGTGCTGTAAAGGGAACCGTGTCAGGAACCCCAACAGATACTATAGCAGTGGAAATACAGAATGGAACGGTAAATGGAGCTGTAAATGATATTATAACAGCTAAGGTAACAGTAACTACTGGAGCTTTGCCAACAGGGTTAACTTATAAGGCAGTAAAATTGGATGATACCCATATTGGAATAGTTATTGAAGGTACTGCAAGTTCAAGTGAAAAGACAGACAGTATAAGTAATTTAGTATTTACTATAGATGAATCAGCAATATCACCAACAACAGGTGGAACTAGTGCAGATATTCAAACAACACCAGTTACTATAAACTTTAATAGTGCTCCAGCAGCTGTAACTAATGTGGAAGCTGCTGACATTGGAAATGATAATAAAGGTAGTGATTTACAAGTTAAGTTTAATGCAGCATCAGATGAATCAACAAAGGTGGGATCTTATAGGATATTTGTAGTAAAACATGGAAAAACATTTAATTTGGCAGATGCAAATGCTGTATCATCAGCAAACTATACTACTGTTGGAAAGACAGGAGGAAATATAACAACAACATTAAGTGCAACAGCTAAGGATACTGATGGAGCGGTTATTGCAAATGGAACAGCTTATGATATTTATGTTTTAAGTGTAGCAAATGGAACAAATGCTAATTTAAATGCATTATCAACAGCCAAATCTAATTTCACTCTTACTAATGCACCATTACCAGTAATATTTTCAGTAGCAGGCAAAACAACATCACCAGCAACTTTAAATGATGAAACTCCAGATGTAGTGGTCAAAGGTGTATCAGCAGGGAATACGGTAACTGTTTATGATGGCAGTAATGATGTAGGAAGTGGAACAGTAGCAGTAGGAAGTACCACAATAACAATTACTACTAGTGCTCTATCAGTAAGTTCACATACACTGACAGTTAAAGCTACAGATGACGGAAGTATAATTAATACTTCAACACCATTTGTATATATTGTTGATAAAACAATCACTCTGCCAACAACTGACGGTTCATCAACATCAAGTTCATTGGTGTTAAAGGCAGGAGGTACTGAAACTGACTGGGCTTCAGTTGCAGTAACTAGTGGTGGTACGGCATCAGGAACAAAAGTGGCTTCTTCTGTATCAGGAGGAAATACTTGTACCATAAATGGAATTGTAGCAAGCGATGGTCAAACAGTAATATTTACTATAACAGATAATGCAGGAAACACTAAGTCATTTACAGCTACTTGGAATGAATCTGGATCATCTTGGGATGTTTTAACTGTTTAA
- a CDS encoding homoserine dehydrogenase, translated as MKKVKIALMGLGNVGTGVWMILDSNKKEIMKRSGYDVEVAKILVRNKDKKRDVEVPEEIITTDFNDILEDDSIKIVIEVMGGIEPAKEYMLKCMDRNKHIVTANKMLIATEGDELFEKAHDKGVVFNYEASVAGGIPIIKGIEESLTANKIEEFYGIVNGTTNYILSKMQLERLNFDVALKQAQDMGYAEADPTSDIEGFDAQYKLAILSSLAFGTKVDVNNVYREGITKIESIDMKYAKKFDMVIKLLAIAKESKGKLELKVQPTMIPKDHPLANVYDSFNAIFIKGNAVGDLMFYGRGAGSLPTGSAVVSDIVAILRSNVDVANYSHIAQNDLWHREIQNISESYSKFYIRITVIDQPGVLGEITTILGKYNVSLRSVIQKGEENSKGQVTIVLFTHKTSEADVSSAIEELMNLKSVITIDNVIRIEDFKN; from the coding sequence ATGAAAAAGGTGAAAATAGCGTTAATGGGGCTTGGAAATGTGGGAACCGGAGTCTGGATGATATTAGATTCTAATAAAAAAGAGATAATGAAAAGATCCGGCTATGACGTGGAAGTGGCAAAAATTCTTGTGAGAAATAAAGATAAAAAAAGAGATGTGGAAGTTCCAGAGGAAATTATAACTACAGATTTTAATGATATATTGGAAGATGATTCAATTAAAATTGTAATTGAAGTTATGGGTGGAATAGAACCTGCCAAAGAATATATGTTAAAGTGCATGGATAGAAATAAACATATAGTAACTGCAAATAAAATGCTTATTGCAACCGAGGGAGATGAGCTTTTTGAAAAAGCCCATGATAAAGGTGTGGTATTTAACTATGAGGCCAGTGTGGCAGGAGGTATTCCTATAATAAAGGGAATAGAAGAGAGTTTGACTGCCAATAAAATCGAAGAATTTTATGGAATAGTAAATGGTACCACGAATTATATCTTAAGCAAAATGCAGCTTGAAAGGCTGAATTTTGATGTGGCTCTAAAGCAGGCCCAGGATATGGGATATGCTGAAGCTGATCCTACCTCCGATATTGAGGGATTTGATGCCCAGTATAAGCTTGCCATACTTTCATCCCTGGCATTTGGAACAAAGGTGGATGTAAATAATGTATATAGAGAGGGTATTACAAAGATCGAATCCATAGACATGAAATATGCCAAAAAATTTGATATGGTAATCAAGCTGCTTGCCATTGCAAAAGAGAGTAAGGGAAAGCTTGAGCTTAAAGTACAGCCTACAATGATCCCGAAAGATCATCCTCTTGCAAATGTGTATGATTCCTTTAACGCCATATTTATAAAGGGAAATGCAGTAGGAGATCTGATGTTTTACGGAAGGGGAGCTGGAAGTCTTCCAACGGGCAGTGCTGTGGTAAGTGATATTGTTGCCATATTGAGGAGCAATGTAGATGTGGCAAATTACAGTCATATAGCACAGAATGACTTATGGCACAGGGAAATACAAAATATCAGTGAAAGCTATAGTAAATTTTATATCAGAATTACTGTAATAGATCAACCGGGAGTGCTTGGAGAGATAACAACAATTTTAGGAAAATACAACGTAAGTCTCCGTTCTGTAATACAAAAAGGGGAAGAAAACTCTAAAGGTCAAGTAACAATAGTGTTATTTACCCACAAGACCAGTGAAGCAGATGTAAGTAGTGCAATTGAGGAGCTTATGAATTTAAAATCAGTAATTACAATAGATAATGTTATAAGAATAGAAGACTTTAAAAATTAA
- a CDS encoding hydrolase, with product MKRIMKKVALTLTLVVILCVSYNTFSISAEEDFKNMGTKVISNVNKIWTVEFTSPADIDSLNNNIRIEDLTDGSISNLSASQGEDENSVEINPPSGGYKLSHNYKLVIDKSSKSKKQENLPKSVVLYFNVTSKENNGYTISANVEVSPIVDIAKTITISATNLPGVSKYKIEGSNNLCDIGKSVFLFAAQDTVKVYLYDNKQNLLGTSALDVSATKNNISTDITLAD from the coding sequence TTGAAAAGAATTATGAAGAAAGTTGCTTTGACTTTAACCCTGGTAGTAATCTTATGTGTTTCTTATAATACTTTTAGTATTTCAGCAGAAGAAGATTTTAAAAATATGGGAACCAAGGTTATAAGTAATGTGAATAAAATCTGGACGGTAGAATTTACATCTCCGGCAGATATTGATTCTTTGAATAATAATATTAGAATTGAAGATCTTACAGATGGAAGTATTTCTAATTTAAGTGCTTCTCAGGGAGAGGATGAAAATTCAGTAGAAATTAATCCGCCTTCTGGAGGATATAAATTGTCCCATAATTATAAATTAGTCATAGATAAAAGTTCTAAATCTAAAAAACAAGAAAATCTGCCAAAGTCTGTTGTATTGTATTTTAATGTAACTTCTAAAGAGAATAATGGCTATACTATTTCGGCAAATGTGGAGGTTTCTCCAATTGTTGATATAGCAAAGACAATAACTATATCTGCTACAAATTTACCTGGTGTATCAAAATATAAGATAGAAGGCAGTAATAACTTATGTGATATAGGTAAATCGGTATTTTTATTTGCTGCCCAAGACACAGTAAAAGTCTATCTATATGATAATAAACAGAATTTGCTGGGTACTTCCGCACTGGATGTAAGTGCCACTAAAAATAATATCAGCACGGATATAACTTTGGCAGATTAA
- a CDS encoding Ig-like domain-containing protein — MIKRMKKYSLIALTLFMFLCLSKGAVLAEDSDTVNLGTRTITDVNKTWTITFNNPIEFDSVAGNVEIRDVTTGNNVPISPVQGDNRSVVIVKAPSEGYTVGHNYLITVNKNIKLESGTPLSKTTTLNFIVASKEDNEYTLSADITVSPIISVFKQITVTSTNLPGASKYKIDENNKLFDIGETMASLISEDTVKVYICDSSGNVLGTADMDVSTTKNNISLKLQ; from the coding sequence TTGATAAAAAGGATGAAAAAATACAGTTTAATAGCATTAACCCTATTTATGTTTTTATGTCTCAGCAAAGGGGCTGTTTTAGCAGAGGACAGTGACACTGTAAATCTTGGAACCAGAACAATAACTGATGTAAATAAAACGTGGACAATAACTTTTAATAATCCTATAGAGTTTGACTCTGTAGCTGGCAACGTAGAAATTAGGGATGTCACCACAGGGAATAATGTTCCAATAAGTCCTGTACAGGGAGACAATAGATCTGTTGTTATAGTAAAAGCACCTTCTGAAGGGTATACAGTAGGCCATAATTATCTAATCACTGTAAATAAGAATATAAAACTGGAAAGTGGAACTCCATTATCTAAAACTACTACACTTAATTTCATAGTTGCCTCAAAGGAGGATAATGAGTATACTCTATCTGCAGATATTACTGTGTCACCGATTATCAGTGTATTTAAACAGATAACTGTAACTTCTACAAATTTGCCTGGTGCATCAAAGTATAAGATTGATGAGAACAATAAGTTATTTGATATAGGGGAGACCATGGCTTCATTGATATCAGAAGATACTGTGAAAGTCTATATATGTGATTCTAGTGGAAATGTACTTGGAACAGCTGATATGGATGTTTCCACCACCAAGAACAATATAAGTTTAAAATTACAGTAG